In Candidatus Riesia pediculicola, the genomic stretch CTTCATAGACTATTTCCAGACCGTTCATCTCAGAAAGTTCTTTGATAGCTTCAACGAAACCGACTCCTTTATAATTCATCAAAAAATCGATTGAGTTTCCATGAGAACTGCAACCAAAGCAATAATAGAATCTTTTTTCTTTATTCACAGTGAAAGAAGGGGTCTTCTCTTTATGAAATGGACACAAAGCCACATAGTTTTTCCCTTTTTCTTGAAGATTTATATCATTTTGAATTAATTCCACGATATCTGTAATCTCAATTAGCTCTTTAACAAATTCGTTTGATATTTTTTTATTTTTGAGCATATCATCGTGCTTTCATATTCTTAAAAAATTTTTTCATCTTTTCTTCTTTAACAGATTCGGATTTAGAAATGTCCGAAATCTTCTTGAATTTTCTCTAGCTATTTTTTTTGCATGTCTTTTAATGGAAGAAGCCTTTTCTCTTTTTCTAACTGTTGTCGGTTTTTCATAAAATTCTCTTCTCCTGACTTCTGCAAGAACCCCAGCTTTTTCGCAAGAACGTTTGAATCTTCGAAAAGCTAAGTCAAACGGCTCATTTTCTTTAACTTTTATTATAGGCATAAGGTCAATTATCTCTTGAATTTAAATACTGTGTAGAATATTATAAAAGATTATCTGTTTAAAATTACAAAATATTTATTCTACTCGAATATAAAAAAATATGCAAAAAACAGGATTTTTTTGAAGAAATTTTCTTGATTTTTTAGTGTTTTTAAAAATACTTGATCTAAAATTTTTCAAATAGTAAAAGAGATATTATATGATGGTTCTTGGAATAGAAACTTCTTGTGATGACACTGGAGTAGCTATTTATGATGATGAATTGGGACTTTTGTTCAATAAAGTTGAAAGTCAACACGAGTTACATAGTCGATATGGTGGGGTATTACCAGAATTAGCTTCCAGAGCGCATTCAATTAAATTACCTAAACTAATCAAATTAGCAATTTCCCAGAAAAACCTTCTGACGAATAATAAAGTTGATGCAATTGCTTATACTGCTGGTCCTGGGTTGGTAGGTTCTTTACTAGTTGGTTCAATTTTTGGAAAGTCCTTAGCTTTTTCTTTGAAGATTCCTGTAATTCCCGTTCATCACATAGAAGGTCATATTTTTTCTGTTATGCTATGTCAAAAAGAAATTCCAGATTTTCCATTTTTGGTTCTTTTGATTTCAGGGGGAAATACTCAGATTATATCTGTTCAATCTGTCGGAAAATATCGATTGTTAGGAAGGTCTAGAGATGATTCAGTAGGAGAAGTTTTTGATAAAGTTGCCAGACATTTAGGATTAAAGTATCCAGGTGGATATTTGATATCCTCAATTGCTAATAAAGGTAATCCAGGAAAGTTTCGATTTCCAAGACCTATGATTCATTCAGATGATCTAGATCTTAGTTTTTCTGGCTTAAAAACTAGTGTTTTAAATGTTATTCAAGAAAGAAAATTAGATTTTCAAACAATATGTGATATAGCGTATGAATTTGAGAAATCTGTAGTAGATACATTGATAGAAAAATGCAGAGCTGCTTTGAATCGTGAGAAAGTTGATAATCTAGTTGTAGTAGGAGGAGTAGGTTCGAATTTTTCTATTAGATCCAAAATAAAATCATTTTTTGGAAATGTTGGAAAAAAAGTTTTTTTTCCTAAATATGAATTTTGTACTGATAATGGAGCAATGATAGCGTATGCTGGAACATTACGATTAAAATATCAAATAAGTAGTTCTCCTACGTTTTTAAAAAAAGTTATCGATCCGAAATTATCCATATCGAAATATTCAGAAGAGATATGAAAGAGTTGAAAAAAATAAATATCTTAAAATTTTTTTGATAAAAAAGGATTCATTATGAAAGTTTTAATCATTGATCAACTATCAATTTTTACCAGAATTGGAGTTTACGATTGGGAAAAACAAATAAAACAGAAATTATTAATTAGTATAAAAATTTCTCGAAAAAAATATGATATTGAGAATGAAAAATTCGAAAACTATCTAGATTATTCTAAGATAAGCGAAACTATCGTGAATTATCTTGAAAGAAATTCTTTTTCTTTGATAGAAGAAGTTGCTGACAAAATATCTAGAATTCTGTTCAATCAGTTCTTTTGCAATTGGGTAAAAGTTACGGTATTTAAACCTAACGCTATAGCGAGAGCGAAAACGGTCGGTGTATGTTTAGAAAGAAAAATAGATATATAATTTATCTTAAATGATTTTTTCTTATTTTTTTTAAGTTCATCACTTTTTCTATTATTTTTAATCTGTTCTTTAGGATTGTCCCGCGTATTTCTTTATTTTTCATTTTTTGAAAGTCAATTTTTAAAGAGCTTTTCGATACTTTCTTAAATATTTTCATTAATAATTCTCCTTGTGGGTAATAACATCCTAGTTCCAGCCTATTTTTAACAATGTAATGAGCTTTACATACCGTGATGAGTTGATCTATATTTTTCGGTTTTCTCCAAACATCCATTTGATCAAATATTTTGATAACCTCTTTGCTGCAAGAATTTTGGATATTTTGAACATTTTGATGAACTTTAGCAATGGCAACGGATAATTTTTTAGTTTTAGTTGGAACACACATTCTATCGCAAAAACTACGAACCATTTGAACAGCTGAGTTAATCTTTTTTTCTTTGGAATTACTCATATGATTATCGTAAAAAAAAACAGTAAAATTACTACATAAAGCTGCGAATCTTACTTCAATACTTTTTGTTAACAAAGCTGATTTTTTAATAACAAGAAAGATATATTCTTTTTGATCAATAAAAGAAGTAAGTGAAGACTTTTTTTTGAAAGATTTTGTTAAAATAATTTGAATTTCTGGAAAAAGTACAGATAGAGCTCCACATTGAAAAAGCATTTTAAAATATAAATCTGGAGATGAAGTAGATAAAGCTTTTTTAGTTTCTATCCAAACTCTCTCTTTGCTGACTGTTTTGAGGTCTTCTTGTTGAACCATCTCTTCGATTATTTTCCAGGTTTTATGATAAATGGTGAAATAATATTCAGATAGTTTTGCGTAAAATCTGGCTGTCCTTAGCACTCTAATCGGATCTTCCGAAAAAGCATTAGAAACATGTCTTATGATTCTCTTTTGAATGTCTTTGATTCCAAAAAAAGGGTCTATGATTTTGTTTTTTGTTGTTTTAGCAATTGCATTGATGGTTAGATCTCTTCTATATAAATCTTCTTCAATAGTTACAGAAGGAGAACTGAAACATTGAAAACCAGTGTGACCGGATCCTATTTTTCGATCAATTCTTGCTAATGAATACTCCTCTTTAGTAACTGGATGTAAAAATACAGGAAAGTCTCTGCCGACCTGTTGAAATCCCAGTCGAATCATTTCTTGAGGGCTGCTTCCAACGACCAACCAATCTCTATCTGAAATGGGCATCCCTAATATTTGATCTCTGACAGCTCCTCCTACTAAATAAATTTTCATATCGTCGTTATATGTTAAAATCGTATCTTCTGATTTGATCAGTATAATTTTTTCGTTAATCTATGACCAGATTTTTTAAAAAAAGCGTTTACAAATTCTTATATCGTATATTGTTCGAAATAGATATTTAATTTCTTAGTTTTTTTATCTTATTGATACGAGATGAATTGGATTAATTAATGAGAATTTTATAAATTCATCATTTAACGCCTAGTAACAAGAAACGATTTATGTGAAGTATAAAAATCTCAAAACTCTTTAGAGATCTCGAAATTTACCAATAAAGATAATAATAGCTATTGATGTTTTTTAAAAAATTGATAATCTTTTTTAAATAGGTTTGTCTTTCAATTAAAAGAACGTTTTTCTGAAAAGTTCGATACTTCATGAAAAAATTATGTATTCCAATATTTTAGAACAACCTTTCATGTATATTTCTCACTGGATGTTGAGGATTAGTATTTTAATTTATGTGATATATCTTACGGAGAATAAATGAAATTTTCTATTCCCAATTTTGAAAAAAACAGAATT encodes the following:
- the tsaD gene encoding tRNA (adenosine(37)-N6)-threonylcarbamoyltransferase complex transferase subunit TsaD, whose protein sequence is MMVLGIETSCDDTGVAIYDDELGLLFNKVESQHELHSRYGGVLPELASRAHSIKLPKLIKLAISQKNLLTNNKVDAIAYTAGPGLVGSLLVGSIFGKSLAFSLKIPVIPVHHIEGHIFSVMLCQKEIPDFPFLVLLISGGNTQIISVQSVGKYRLLGRSRDDSVGEVFDKVARHLGLKYPGGYLISSIANKGNPGKFRFPRPMIHSDDLDLSFSGLKTSVLNVIQERKLDFQTICDIAYEFEKSVVDTLIEKCRAALNREKVDNLVVVGGVGSNFSIRSKIKSFFGNVGKKVFFPKYEFCTDNGAMIAYAGTLRLKYQISSSPTFLKKVIDPKLSISKYSEEI
- a CDS encoding dihydroneopterin aldolase, which encodes MKVLIIDQLSIFTRIGVYDWEKQIKQKLLISIKISRKKYDIENEKFENYLDYSKISETIVNYLERNSFSLIEEVADKISRILFNQFFCNWVKVTVFKPNAIARAKTVGVCLERKIDI
- the rpsU gene encoding 30S ribosomal protein S21; its protein translation is MPIIKVKENEPFDLAFRRFKRSCEKAGVLAEVRRREFYEKPTTVRKREKASSIKRHAKKIARENSRRFRTFLNPNLLKKKR
- a CDS encoding multifunctional tRNA nucleotidyltransferase/2',3'-cyclic phosphodiesterase/2' nucleotidase/2'phosphatase, which gives rise to MKIYLVGGAVRDQILGMPISDRDWLVVGSSPQEMIRLGFQQVGRDFPVFLHPVTKEEYSLARIDRKIGSGHTGFQCFSSPSVTIEEDLYRRDLTINAIAKTTKNKIIDPFFGIKDIQKRIIRHVSNAFSEDPIRVLRTARFYAKLSEYYFTIYHKTWKIIEEMVQQEDLKTVSKERVWIETKKALSTSSPDLYFKMLFQCGALSVLFPEIQIILTKSFKKKSSLTSFIDQKEYIFLVIKKSALLTKSIEVRFAALCSNFTVFFYDNHMSNSKEKKINSAVQMVRSFCDRMCVPTKTKKLSVAIAKVHQNVQNIQNSCSKEVIKIFDQMDVWRKPKNIDQLITVCKAHYIVKNRLELGCYYPQGELLMKIFKKVSKSSLKIDFQKMKNKEIRGTILKNRLKIIEKVMNLKKIRKNHLR